CGTATTAGATCCCTTGAAAATGCTTTTGGATTTCCAGTTGGCTTTAGTGATCATAGTGACGGATTAACGGCTGCCTTAGGTGCTTCAATATTAGGTGCTTGTTGGATTGAAAAACACTTCACTTTAAACAAGGATTTACATGGCCCAGATCATTGGTTTTCCATGAACCCAGACGAATTACGTACCATGATTGGAAGTATAGATACTTTAAAGTTAATGCTCGGTGATTCTTCAATTGTACCAACAACTGTTGAATTAAGGTCTAGGGAACAATATCGACTTTCTTGTGTTGCTTCTCGCGATTTACCCGAAGGTCATAAAATTTGCGAAGAGGACATAGTGTTTCATCGCCCAGGTACAGGTTTGCCACCGACATATTCTGATCTATTAATAGGTTTGACGTTAAAGGCACCCTTGGGCAGAGGTACTCAATTAACACTCAGCTGCTTCAATTAAACACTCTTGTATTCCAGTAATAATGAAAATTTCACTAATTAGAGCTGATAATAAGCATAAAAGAGTGCTATACGATTGGCGAAATATTCCAGAGATTGTAAAGCTTGGTAGTTCGAATAGTAAAGTGACTTGGGATGAGCATTCTGAATGGTTCGATGAGTTAATTGTTGACCCCCAGCGTCTTCAATTAATAATATTGTTGAATGGCAATATGGCCGGTCAAGTTCGCTTCACTTACGATTCTAACTATAAAGCTGCTACTATATCTATTTTTATTTTACGCAATTATCGTGGCCTTGGCTTAGGTAAGCTAATTATTAATCAATCTTGTCTCTATGCGATCTCCTACTTTGAGTCGCTGATGTATATTACTGCTTCTGTTCTTAACTCAAATCTTCGCAGTTTAAATACTTTTAAGAGTGTTGGATTTGTTGAAAATACAATTTTTGACTGTCAGCACAACCGTTCAACAGAGACTTGCTTTTTGTTGAAAGCCTCAGAAATTATAGACACCTAATGTTTAACAATGATTGCTCCCATCACTCGCTGACACCATCATCAAATGTCCTCTAGTCCAATTATTCCGCATAATTCAGTTCACGTTGACAGCAAACACATTGAATCTGTTATAGATACTGTTTCTAGTGGTTATTGGGCAGGTGGTGATAGGTTACTCTCACTTGAACAGTCACTCTCTCATTATTTTTCTGTCAGTTGTTGTGTTGGAGTTAAGAGTGGTTATTCAGCAATTAAACTTTCACTTATTGCTTTAGGTGCTGGTCCAGGTTCTTTAGTTCTTTTGCCAGCTTACTCGTGTGTTGCGTTAGTCAATGCTATTTTAGCTATCAATGCAGTTCCTATTCCCATTGACTGTAGTTTGCATGATTGGAATATTGATCCTTATTCAATACCATCTGAGCTGCATCATAAAAATCACTTCTTAATTGCTGTTAATACCTTCGGATATCCATCAAATGTTGATTGCTTGGTAAAACTAGGATTCAGAGTAATAGAAGACATTACTCATGGTTTTTCTTTTACTTATAATCGAAAACTAAAGCATTACTCTCCTTGCCTGAAAGGACACATATGCATTACATCTTTTTATCCGACGAAGCTAATTTCAAGTGCTGATGGTGGTGCTATTTTTACTAATGACTCAGCGGTTAAGTCAAAAATTTTAGAACTTAGGAATTATACAGATTTAATGCCATCAAAATATAATTCAAATGAGGTACTTAATAACCTTTCCGCTGCGTTAGCTTGTGTTAGCCTTGATCGCTTAGATCGTGACCTGAGATTGCGCAATCATTTATCTCAACAATATTTATATTCACTCAAAGCTAACCCACAAATCAATCATTATCCCCCCTCTGATATCCCTAGGGTTTGGTACCGTTTTGTCCTTCAATTAGTTCATTTTGACGTTGATGATATTATCAACCGATTACAAGAATATGGTGTTCTCGCAGCAAGACCTGTGGAGAATTGGATTGATGATGTAGAATATAAATATCCAAACGCGCACAAACTTCTTCAATCTTCTATATCTCTACCACTCTATTGTGGATTAACTATCCCGCAAATTCAACGAGTTTGTACCTCCTTAATTTCATCACTTAAATGAATAACTCTGACTGGTCATCTAGTGTTCAATCTATTCAGAAATATTACAGATCTTTATATGCCCAGTATGGCGATAATCCCCGCAGTTGTGATTACGGTTTGCCAGAGTCTCAGATCACAAAGTTTAAAGCTATAAGTGAAGTCGTCGATTTAAATAATAAATCGCTCTTAGATGTCGGATGTGGCTTGGGTAACTATTATGAGTTCATAAATTGTCGATTTGAAGGCGTTTCTTATAATGGAATTGACATCTGTGACTTTTTTATTGAAAAAGCGAAGATCAATAATCCAGGTGTTAACTTTTTCGCATCAGATATTTTTTCTGATCAATATCAACCCAATTCATATGATGTTGTCACAGCTAATGGTATTTTTTATCTACTTAAAAAATCCCCCGTTGATTTTATGAATTCGCTAATTTCACGGATGTTTTATATCGCTTCTACTGCTGTAGCTTTTAATTCTTTGTCAACTTGGTGTATTGATAAAGATGATAATGAATTTTATGCCGACCCATTTTTTACTCTAGATTTCTGTCGCACTCTTACTCCTTGGGTGACATTAAGATCAGACTATCACTCTCGGGACTTTACTATTTATATGTTCAAAAATCGTCAGTTATGAAAGTTTCAATTAATCAACCTGCATATTTGCCTTGGCCTGGTTATTTTGATCGCATCAACAAGGCTGACCTTCATATTGTTTTAGATCACGTACAATTTGAAAAGAATAGCTTTGTTAATAGAAATAAGGTTCTTCAAAAAAATACGCCTATTCTTCTTACAGTTCCTATTAAAACAAAGGGCTCTTTCGGTAATCTTGCAATAAATAATCTTGAGATCGACAATAGCAAGAATTGGCGCAGAAAACATCATCAAACAATCTATGCTTGCTATAAAAAGACTGAATATTTTGCAATTTACAAGGATTTTGTGGATAATCTCTTTTCATCATCTCATTCTACCTTTTCAGATATCTTGTCCTTCAGCCAAGATAATCTTCTTGAATATTTAGGGATTACTACTCCCATTGTCTACTCTTCAACTTTAGATGTTTCTTCAACTAAATCTAATCTCATCTTAGATTTATGTAAAATGTTTAATACTACTGAATACTTATCAGGGCCTTATGGTATTAATTACTTAGATGAAGATTCCTTTACTGCTAATGGAATTTCTGTTTCTTACCACCATTATATGCAACAGTCCTATCCTCAAGGCACGGGAAATTTTATTCCTAATCTTAGTATTTTAGATATGATATTTAATTGTGGACCAAATAGTTTTCAATACCTTCCATCATTAGATTAATGTCTCTTTTAAGAATTCTCTTTAGGTACCTAAAAAGAAAATCTTTGTCACCCTCCTTAGAAGTACTCTTAATTGTTGCAAAAGCTAATCAAGTTGCATTGTTTTGTATTTTTCTTGGCTCATTTTTAAGCGCACTGCTTGAGTCTGTAACTTTACTGGCAATTTATTCTCTTATCGAAGCTATATCCGTACCATTGAGTAATTATAACTCTACTTTTATTCTCAAGCAACTAACGTCATTACTTGGTAGTTTGTATTTTATTCCTTCAATTGCTTCTAACTTGCGTGCTTTTGTTATTGCTGCTGTTTTATTATTGCTTATTTTGGTGCTCATTTTACAGGCTGGTTTTAGCTATTTAAGTGAGTTTTCAACAGGTATTTTTGCAGCAAGATCCTCAGTGGCTGTAAGCAGCTCTATTTTTGCCGGAATATTGCATACTGATTTGTCATATATTAACAAGCTCAAAACTGGTGATTTGATATCCTACGTTGAAAAATCTTCACTTGCCATACAAACTCAGGTAAATTGTTATGGCAACATAATGACAAGTTTTCTGCTCTCTACAAGTTATATTATTATTGCTCTTTCATTGTCTCCATATATATCTTTAATTGTTTTAGTTATGGGGTTGGTGATTTATTCAATTCAGCATTTTGTGCAGCCTAAAGTCAATAAATTTTCTTCTAAAATGGTTTCCTCACAGGTTAAAGTATCAGAATCTCTAGTTGAATATCTTTCTAATCTAAAGCAGATATACCTGAATGACACTAGATTATTAGCTATAGAGGATTTTGAAAAATCATTGAGTGTCTATTGTAGATCACAAATTAAGCATTTTTCTTATTTTTCACTTCAGTCACCCTTAGTCAGCACTTTACCGCAGGTTTTAATTATATTCGTAGGCTTTGTCTATTTACTTAATTCGACAATTATTCCTTCATCAATTCTTCCTTTACTTGCGACCTTTCTGCTTTCAATTCAAAGACTTAACGGGAGACTTAATATCTTATTCAAGAATTTTACAAAATTAGCTAGTAATCTCCCAAGTATGGAAAGAATTGATGACATACTCAAGCTCTCTCACCAATATCCGTTTCGTTCTGCCGGCCTATCTCCTCCAATCTCTCCTAATATTTCGATATCATCATTGTATTTTACTTATCCATTATCTACACATCCTGCACTAACAGACATTAATCTGTCTATTCCTTTTAATACTACATTAGCTTTGATTGGTAAGAGCGGAGCCGGCAAATCAACTCTTTTGGAACTCATATCTGGTTGGTTTTTACCTGATTCAGGTCATGTTAATTTAAATGGTTGTTCATTGCTATCCATCAGTCAGGATCAATGGCTTAAGAATATCTGCTATGTTCCACAGTCACCATCTTTGTTTAACGCTACTATCGCTGAAAATATTTCTCTTTTAAAAGATTATGACGCAAACTTGCTATCTAAAGCATTAGCTTACGCCAATTTAGATGATCTAATTTCTTCGTTGCCTTTAGGTGTAAACACCATTATTCAGGAAAATTCTTCAAATTTCAGTGGTGGACAAGTTCAAAGAATTGCCCTTGCTCGAGCATTTTATAAGCAGCCAACTATACTTTTATTTGATGAACCTACAAGTGCACTTGATCAATCTAACCAATCCTTGATATTTAATTCACTATTAGAATACCATCAAAATCATCTATGTACTATCGTTGTGGTTACTCATGATATTAAAAGTGCCTCTAGATTTGACAATATCATTGGTTTAGATAGTGGTTCTGTAATATTTCAGGGCTCACATACGGAACTCTCCTCTTACTCACAAGAATATAGTCGCTTATGGCATGAATGTTCATAGCCCCTTTGTGTTATTATATCATCTAATCAGATTTGCTTTATGATAAATGCATTGGCTTGTCGATCGATTGATAATAATACCTATTATAGTCTCAAAGATAATGGAATTTTCATACGCTCTATTATTAGTGGATCGATATCGCCTAGCTTAATTACAGAGTTGGTATACGACGACCGAGAACTGTCAGGTAATTCTATCCAAGGTTCTGAAATTGAAGATTTTGATACTGATAAACTAGATGCATCCTTTCTTTCTTCATATTTTAAATATTTTTTGTATGCCGCCTTCCGTGAACCGATTTGTCAAGGCAAGTCCGATGAAGAGTTGTTTGAATTTTATCAATTCCTCGTTTTTAATATTTGTTGTTTAATTAAACGCAGGAACATAGACATTATCCTTTTCGGTACTGTTCCTCATCGAATTGTTTCCCTGGCAGCACATGTCGCATGTTTAATTACAAGTACGCGTCCTTTATTTCCTTATCATAATTCCCTTATACTGGAATCTTCTGATTTGAAAAGGCGTTTTGCCGCTTCTTTCATCTGCTCAGAATATAGTGATATATATCGGCTTCCTTTAAAATATCTGCAAAAAGTTTCCGGTTGTTATACACCGGAAGAAATTCTTAGCCTCTCGGTTAAGAGTAATAATTACACCAAAAATAGCACTTCTAGAGGTTTTCTTTTTCGCTCTTTGTGCCTCTTAATGCAGTTAAAGCGGTTATTCGTTTCATCAAATCTTTCTTACTCCTTTTTCCCTTTTTTAGCTCGCTTTAATTCTCTTTTTTCCATCTTGTACTCATTCTTTCAATACGAACGGGCATGTCGTTACTATATTCATCATTCTATTAGAGATATAACTGATCGTAACTATATTGTTCTAGTTGTTAATCGCAAGCCAGAAGCGACTCACAGTCCTCTTGGTGGCAATTATATCGATGAAGCTCGTGTTCTCTCTGTTTTATTAGAAGCTTCATCTAGACTTGACTGCCTTATTCTTCTCAAGGAACATCCCTCTACTATTAATTCTGGGTTTACTCTTGGCACGTGTTTGAGTACTACTAACTATATGAATTATAAGATGCTTAGTGATAGAATTGTTTTCGCTCATCCTTCTTTCAAGGATGCCCATTTGAGAGAAAATTGTATTGCTGTTGCCTGTACAACTCAATCAGCGGGCCTTGAAGCCTGTTTCAAAAAGAAGAAAGTAATAGTCTTTGGCTATACATGGTGGTCACGTGTGTTTAATGCTCATTGCTTTAAATCTGTAAGTTTACTGACTGAATACTTATTATCTTCGAATCCATCTGATTTACCACATACTGTTGCTGGTAGGTTTCCTGTTCCCGACCTTCGTTCTCTTGAGCCTTGTAAGTTTTCCGAAACATATTCCAAAATGATCAAACAATCATTGGATTTCTTATGATTTCCTTATTTCTTTTCTCCATTCCTGGTGAAGTCGTTCCTTCGTTTAGACATTATTTCCACCCTGTAAGGGATCTTGTTTTTGTTAATGGCTTTTTAACATCATCTCCGATGAAAGAGGAGAATGAATATTCACATTTGTGTATTGATGATCTTTATTTTCCCCATCGTCACCGTCTTTATATATCTGACCCTCATCAACCTCCATCTGGTTTTTGGAATTTTATATCCTCTAGAGAGGTAACTCTTTCACGATCTATTAGACGATTCATTTATTGTAAATCATATTCAGAAAGTCTTGAGTTGATTCGTATTTATGCGTCATTTTGGTTTACTTATTTTTCTGAGAATCATTCTGATATTTATATTTTCCCTTCCACTCCTCATCGTGGTGTTGACAATATTGCATTAGAAGTTCTTCTTTATTTAAAAAAGAAGGTAGTATTTCTTACCGATTTCTCAACCTTAGGTTCTGTTCTTGTTTCAGCTATTAAGATTGGCCCTCCAGCTAATAAGCCAGTTCTTAATGGTTTAGCTGCCTCTATTGCATCCTCATATATTGATCTAGTAAATACTAAGCATAGTGAGGCTTCGGCTAACAATCAGTACCACATGACATCATCTCCCAACAGTTTTAATTATATATTTTATTTATTTGATTCTTTATTTTACCTTTCAAAGTTTATCTGTCGGTCTGCCTTTTCTTTGTTTAAGCATTTGCTATGTATATTAGGGTTTATTAAACCTGTCAAGCCTAGGCGGTACTATTATTCTTCCCATTTTGGTGTTTGTAGGTACAGTGCTTTTTCAGTATCTGTTCAACGGCTTTTTGTCCATCTCAATAAGTGCTCTGTTCTAATCTCGTTGTTCTTTACTAAAAAGGCCGATGTAGAATCAGGTGATATACTTCTCTGTTCTCACGGCCAGCCTGAGGCCTGTGTTAACCCTTTATTATCAATTTTGGGTTATCCGTCAACACAATGTCTATTCTTACGTCTCGTTTTCCCTAGTAAACGAATAATCGTAAAACATCATCCTCGTATCTATAATTTTAAAATTCCTGAATTTAATTGGGACGGCTCTTCCCCTTCTCTCATCAAGAATTTTTCTAATGTGTATATCACCGAGCCTTCTTCTGTAATCAATTATGATAATAACAGCCTTATCATTTCTGGTTGTGGCTCATCCTCTGCTTTTTCAGCTGCTTATGGGCATAAATCCTATCACCTAGTCCATTCTCCTTTAAGTCTTATTTTACCTCAATTAAATGTGTTGTCTTTGGATAAATCAAACATTCAGCTTCAGCCCATCTCCAATTCACCTGTTTTCTTGACCAATTGTTCTATGTATAGCTTACTTAGAAATGTAAGAAATCATAGACCCATTTTTAACGATGATCAAATTATTAGTAATCTCTTAGGCTGTCCTCGTAAACTAGCTTCTATCCTTTCTACTATTTAATAAATCATGCTTAGTCGTCGTAGAAAAATGCTTGATATGTTGCTTAGCAAATACTCTCCCACGTTATCTCCTCCGATTCTTGATGCTGGTGGTAAAAAAGTCAATAAACGTGGTAGCTTTGATCTTTATGATTATTTTGATACCAGAGATATAACCACTGTTAATATCGATATATCTACTCACCCTGATATAGCATCGGATTTCTTATTGCTTGACTCTGATTTAGATAATTTCTTCAAGAGTGCCTTATGTATTGAGGTCCTCGAGCATGTTCAACATTATGATAAATTTATTTTTAAGCTCTCGGAACTCACTGCTTCCAGCTCTCGCATATTGATTTCTGTCCCTTGGCTTGTTCCCATTCATTCTGATCCTTTCGATTATTGGAGGTTTACTCCTTCTGCTCTTACTTTATTGTTTAATGATAGTTCTTTTGAAATTGAGTCTCTCTATTGTATGGGGAATATTTTCGATGTTTGTTTAGATCTACTTCAATTTTATTTGCATACTTTTAAGCATCGTCGATATATACTTCGTTTTTGGGCCATGTTTAAATCTTCTCTTGATACTGTACTGCCCCCTCGTGCGCTCAAAGTAGATGATATACATTCTACTAATAATTATTTTATTTCAACAGGTTGGTTCTTCGTTTTGAGGAAAAAATAGTTGTGATTTCTATTACCGATGGTGCGAGATGGTCTCTTGATCAAGATAAGATTCTTTTAACGAACTATTTTAATGGCTGGCTCAACTCTTTATCTCCATTCAATAAATTTAGGGCTTCTGTTTTCCCTTTAGTTTATTTTGTCAGCAGAGATTCATTATTCAAATTTCCCTACAAATACTTACCACGCTTCATGCCTTTTGCTTTAGATTATTATCATGGTGATCCTTTTTCCGACGATAAATATAAACAATATTCACGTTTTTTGCTTAGTCTGTATTCTCGAAAGAAAATACCATCTTTTGGGATCCGTGTTTCAAACAAATCAATGTTCCACAAATTTCAATCTTCCATCTTAGGTGACTTTACATATTGTATTCCTATACCTATCGATACTCAACTTTTCTCACCCTGTTCTTCTGAGTATAAGTATTTTTATCGTAGAAGCTTGTCAATTTCTGACAGAGAATTTGTCGTCGGTTCCTTTCAAAAAGATGGTGTAGGGTGGCAGAGTGGCCTTGATCCAAAACTAATCAAAGGTCCCGACTTATTTGTGAAGGCCATTCTTCATCTCAGTACAATTTCATCTAGACCCATCACTGTTTTACTTACTGGACCTAGCAGAGGTTATGTAATTAATAATCTTCGCGAAAATGACATTCGTGTTCTTCACTTTTATCCAGATGACTTTCGTCAGTTGCCTCCCTTTTATCATGCATTAGACGCTTATCTTGTAAGTTCCCGTGAGGAAGGTGGACCTAAGGCCGTTTTAGAGTCAATGGCTTCAGGTATACCTCTAGTATCTACAGCCGTAGGTCAGGCACCTGATGTTCTCTGTCATGGACATAACGGATACCTTACATCCTTGGATCCCATTGAGATGGCACAATGTCTTTTGAGTATCCAGCATAATGATGACATCGATCAGTTAACTTCTAATGCCTATTTTTCAGCCTCAAGATATAGTAACAAAATGATGCAGCCACTCTGGAACACGTTATTTAATTCTCTCATCTTTAGATCATGAGAATTCTCTATCCTTTGCGCAACAGGCCTTGGGGTGGTGGAAACCAGTTTTTGATCGCTCTTAATAAGTTCTTTACAGAGTTCACTGATCACTCAACAGACAATGTTTATCTTGTCAATAGTCATCAAATTTCTATAAGTATTCCATTATTAAAAGCAATTTTATTACCACACAAACGTCTTATTCATCGTATTGACGGTCCGTTATCTTCAGTTCGTGATTCCAATAATATTTTTACAGATCTTGCGATTTATATTTTTTCATTATTCGTTGCAGATGGCGTTATATTTCAATCTTCTTGGAGTAAACGTCAACATACAAGGCTACCTTTTGGCTCATTAGTTCCACGGCATGCCTGCACAATTGTCAATGGTGTCGATTGCGACATCTTTAATTCGAAGCTTAGAACATCTCACTTTTCCAGCAATGTAATAAAAATTGTTTGTAGTTCTTGGTCTCCCTCTCTCAAAAAAGGTTCTTATAAATTTTGTCAATTAGCATCTAATTTTTGCGGCACTAATACCCAATTCACTTTTATTGGCAACCTTCATCCCTCTTGTGATCAGTCAAGCATAATACATATACCACCTCTAACAAGTGCAAATTTATCTCTTGAGCTCCAGAAGCACGATCTTTTTGTTTCGTTTAGCCAAGACGATCCCTGCTCAAATGCCCTTCTTGAATCTGTTGCTTGTGGATGTTGCCCTCTTGTCCTTTCCAGCGGTGGTAATGCTGAAATCATAGAATTAACTGGTGGTTATATATTTACTTCCCCAGATGATATATGTTCATTTCTTCATGAATTCATTGATAACCCTGTCAATATTCCTTTGATCCCTCGTTATATCAACATTGTTGGTCGAGAGTATAATTTATTTATTTCTCAGGTCCTCTCAGCTAAACGTTCAAATTTTCTGCTATTGCGACTTTTATTTTTATGTTTATTTCTTATCTTAGTCAAATCTTGTACTTTGATCGCGCAAGCTTATGCTTTTTTCTCAGTTCTCAAGGCTCACTTTCCTAGGTTGTGGCAAAAGATATTTTTCAACTTATGAGCCTCACATCAAATTTATTCAATCCATTTTCCCTTCCTTATCTATATTTTCAATTAGTCGTAGATCGCCCTTCTCTATCTATGTCTTTCTTAAGCAAATTCTTTGTGATCGCGTTGGTAGTTTAATCATTGTTTCCACATCCTCTTCCAACCGCATAATTGATTGTCTCCCTCACCTTACCATCAATACTATCATTTTTGTTGATGGACCACCATTGTCTTTTATCGAGTTATTTATTGCTCTACCTTTATTAATCCTTGGCATCCAATTTTATCATACAGAAGACCAATGTTTTAAGACTGATCATATAGCATCATGCATATTATTTCCAATTTTATTGCCACACCGCAATGATCAACCGCATCATCCTTTCGTTAATAATGGCGTCGAAGATATTAATCATTCTATTATGCGGTTTTTTCACATTGCTTATACCTCGCGCTTATCTTTATTTTCTCTTGTCTTTTCTATTAAGTTGACACAATATTATTTTATTTTGAGCGCAAGATCTCGTTGTTTTTATTCTACTTATACAAAGACTCCTATCACATCTGATTGTTTTCCTGTAGATGCTATATCTATACCATTTGCTCCTTTTTCGCCCTCTAAGTCTCCTAGAACTCTTTTAATGCTTGTTTCTATTTTGTCATGTCACGACAATTATTCCACTTTCCCTAATCTATATGTTTCTGCTTGTGCTAGATTACTATTAACTCATCTACGCCTCAAAAAACTTTTTTTTAAATATTAGCGATGACTCAAGTGTCAACCATATCTCCCATTTCTAGCGCTGGGACAATATGGAGAAATGGTTTTTTACAATCTTCACTCGCAGATACTTCATCTTTTAACAAATTCTGTTCCAAGACTATTACAGCAAATAATAATATTTCATTATTTGAATCTCAAAGCAAACAGAATGGCACTCTTACACTGAAGCACTGCGTGCTTTCGCAGTCTTTGTATTTTATAGATTTATTATTCGAATCCTCAATTTTCAAGGATTTATATTCTATTTTTGGAACAACTCCTCTGCTGACTAATTTTAAGCACTTTCAGTCTATTGGTAAGCTTAAGTCTCTTCAATGGCATAGGGATACTTATGTCTCGAATAAAAATGATATAGGTAATATGCCCCCCGTACTAAAGTTAGCTGTCTATACTTCTGACATTCGTCCCTTTGATCCTGCACTTCAGCTTATAAAGTATTCACATCGAGTTAATTTTGACAACGCTATATTTGATAGGCTATTTTCGTTGTCTAACCTTAACAAGATTACTGTTAATGCTCGTATAGGTGATTATATAATTTTCGATTCTTCTTTATTGCATCGCCGGCGTCCCTGCCATTCTTCTAATGGGTATAGATCTGTTACTATCTATGCTTTTACGCCTCACACATTTATTCAGTCTAAATATTTAGCTTGCGAACATACTAATACTTATCTTAACTATTATAATAGTCTTATACCTCAATGAAATTAGCTTTATTCCTTACTTTTGGTATGTCTCTCTCAGCATGGGAGCGTTTAGGTTTATTAGAGCGTGAGCTTAAACCATATTTTCTTTTGTCACAACGAGGTGCCCATACTACTATTTTTTCATATTCATCATACGATTGTGAATTTGAATTTGCATCACAGTATCAAGTTAAGCTTGTGACCCTTTGTCCTCTTACTGGACGCTCGAATATTTTGTGGCTTAAGTTTATTGAATCTTTTTTTGTCGGCTTTTACCATTTCTTGTTCAATAAATACGATATTTTACGTTCCAATCAGATATTCGGATCTTGGCTGCCAGTTACTTATTCAATTCTATTCAGTATTCCAGTCATCGTTCGTGGTGGTTATGAATTACACTCTTTTTGGATTAGATCATATTCATCATCTATCAGGCATCATCTTTCTTTTCTTCTTTCAAATTTTGTTTATTCCCATGCTTCTTGCATTGAACTTACGTCAATAGCCGATATCCGCTATGTAAGACGTTTCTTCCGGCCCACCGCTCCGTTACTTTATCGACCTAATTGGGTAGACACTGATGTTTTTTGCCCCCAACATTTGCCTAAAAGGTACTCTTTTATTACTATTGGTCGACTAACTCCTCAAAAGAATCATTACCAAATACTTGATTCTATAGCCTCCTTAAATTTTGACTTTAGTTCTTCCGGACCTATTCTTTTTATCGGTTCTGGTTTTTTAAAAAAAGATTTACAAGCTTATGCCGATTCTCTCTCTATTCCCTTAGTAATTATTGATTGTGTTCCAAACTCTGATCTTGCACAATATCTATCTTCTTCATTATTTTATCTTCATTTTAGTCTGTTTGAAGGGCATCCAAAATCCTTGCTAGAAGCAATGTCAACTTCTATTCCTTGTATATGCCTCTCTTCTAATCGTGTTCATGATCTCGTCAGACATAATTCCACTGGTTTTATATGTCGACTTAGCGATTTTTCTTCTTTGGTAAATATTATCTCAGATCGTAGTGATTTGATTTCATCTGTTGGTTCTAATGCACGATCTTTTGTGGTATCCAATTTTTCACTTTCTACTAGAATTGACACTCTTCATTCTGATATTAAATTTTTCTCGACCTTTTGTTGATTATTGCTTGTTATAAAAAGGCTTTTTCGCCGCCTATTTTTTTCACCATACTTCTATTGTTTGCTTTTCCTTCAATTTCTAAGCTTTGATTGCGCTTCTATCTTGATTTTTGCCGACTTGCAATCATGAGACTACTTATTTTCCTATGTTTTAGAAATTGTACGTTTTCTTCTTGCTTTTCTGCTTTTGTTTGTTTGCCTATTGAAGGCTCGGTTGCTATTTCTTATTTCTCTTTTTTGTTTCCTTTCGCTTGCGTTCGTCATTGATCTCTTTAATCCATCGTTCCATTTATCCTCTAATTGCTATTTATCTTTGCTGATATTCTCTATCCCTGTCTGTTCAGATTTTCTCAACTCCTGCGACACTGCTCTTTGCTCTTCTCTTCTATGATAATATTCATACATAGTTTTTTGTTCATCGGAGATGCCATCA
This genomic window from Synechococcus sp. MIT S9220 contains:
- a CDS encoding ABC transporter ATP-binding protein produces the protein MSLLRILFRYLKRKSLSPSLEVLLIVAKANQVALFCIFLGSFLSALLESVTLLAIYSLIEAISVPLSNYNSTFILKQLTSLLGSLYFIPSIASNLRAFVIAAVLLLLILVLILQAGFSYLSEFSTGIFAARSSVAVSSSIFAGILHTDLSYINKLKTGDLISYVEKSSLAIQTQVNCYGNIMTSFLLSTSYIIIALSLSPYISLIVLVMGLVIYSIQHFVQPKVNKFSSKMVSSQVKVSESLVEYLSNLKQIYLNDTRLLAIEDFEKSLSVYCRSQIKHFSYFSLQSPLVSTLPQVLIIFVGFVYLLNSTIIPSSILPLLATFLLSIQRLNGRLNILFKNFTKLASNLPSMERIDDILKLSHQYPFRSAGLSPPISPNISISSLYFTYPLSTHPALTDINLSIPFNTTLALIGKSGAGKSTLLELISGWFLPDSGHVNLNGCSLLSISQDQWLKNICYVPQSPSLFNATIAENISLLKDYDANLLSKALAYANLDDLISSLPLGVNTIIQENSSNFSGGQVQRIALARAFYKQPTILLFDEPTSALDQSNQSLIFNSLLEYHQNHLCTIVVVTHDIKSASRFDNIIGLDSGSVIFQGSHTELSSYSQEYSRLWHECS
- a CDS encoding GNAT family N-acetyltransferase; the encoded protein is MKISLIRADNKHKRVLYDWRNIPEIVKLGSSNSKVTWDEHSEWFDELIVDPQRLQLIILLNGNMAGQVRFTYDSNYKAATISIFILRNYRGLGLGKLIINQSCLYAISYFESLMYITASVLNSNLRSLNTFKSVGFVENTIFDCQHNRSTETCFLLKASEIIDT
- a CDS encoding WbqC family protein; its protein translation is MKVSINQPAYLPWPGYFDRINKADLHIVLDHVQFEKNSFVNRNKVLQKNTPILLTVPIKTKGSFGNLAINNLEIDNSKNWRRKHHQTIYACYKKTEYFAIYKDFVDNLFSSSHSTFSDILSFSQDNLLEYLGITTPIVYSSTLDVSSTKSNLILDLCKMFNTTEYLSGPYGINYLDEDSFTANGISVSYHHYMQQSYPQGTGNFIPNLSILDMIFNCGPNSFQYLPSLD
- a CDS encoding glycosyltransferase family 4 protein, which produces MVLRFEEKIVVISITDGARWSLDQDKILLTNYFNGWLNSLSPFNKFRASVFPLVYFVSRDSLFKFPYKYLPRFMPFALDYYHGDPFSDDKYKQYSRFLLSLYSRKKIPSFGIRVSNKSMFHKFQSSILGDFTYCIPIPIDTQLFSPCSSEYKYFYRRSLSISDREFVVGSFQKDGVGWQSGLDPKLIKGPDLFVKAILHLSTISSRPITVLLTGPSRGYVINNLRENDIRVLHFYPDDFRQLPPFYHALDAYLVSSREEGGPKAVLESMASGIPLVSTAVGQAPDVLCHGHNGYLTSLDPIEMAQCLLSIQHNDDIDQLTSNAYFSASRYSNKMMQPLWNTLFNSLIFRS
- a CDS encoding DegT/DnrJ/EryC1/StrS aminotransferase family protein, translated to MSSSPIIPHNSVHVDSKHIESVIDTVSSGYWAGGDRLLSLEQSLSHYFSVSCCVGVKSGYSAIKLSLIALGAGPGSLVLLPAYSCVALVNAILAINAVPIPIDCSLHDWNIDPYSIPSELHHKNHFLIAVNTFGYPSNVDCLVKLGFRVIEDITHGFSFTYNRKLKHYSPCLKGHICITSFYPTKLISSADGGAIFTNDSAVKSKILELRNYTDLMPSKYNSNEVLNNLSAALACVSLDRLDRDLRLRNHLSQQYLYSLKANPQINHYPPSDIPRVWYRFVLQLVHFDVDDIINRLQEYGVLAARPVENWIDDVEYKYPNAHKLLQSSISLPLYCGLTIPQIQRVCTSLISSLK
- a CDS encoding trans-aconitate 2-methyltransferase codes for the protein MNNSDWSSSVQSIQKYYRSLYAQYGDNPRSCDYGLPESQITKFKAISEVVDLNNKSLLDVGCGLGNYYEFINCRFEGVSYNGIDICDFFIEKAKINNPGVNFFASDIFSDQYQPNSYDVVTANGIFYLLKKSPVDFMNSLISRMFYIASTAVAFNSLSTWCIDKDDNEFYADPFFTLDFCRTLTPWVTLRSDYHSRDFTIYMFKNRQL